The following nucleotide sequence is from Vibrio sp. VB16.
GGATGACTCTTCACGCCTTAATGCGGAAGAGACGTTGAACAAACTCCACTCCATAACCTCTAATCAGCAGCTTAATTTCAAACAAAGATTAGAGGCCATACTTCTGTTGGGTTGTGACCACTATGGTTTACCTATCGGTATATTTAGTAAAATTGATGGCAATCGTTATGTCATTCAACAGGCTGTACACCCGGACAATCAATTAAAAGAACAGATGGCTTTTGCTTTGGATAAGACATATTGCACGCATGTTTTTCAGGCTAACAAAGCAAAAGGATTTCATAGCGTTGCGACGAGTGAAATTGAATCCCATCCTTGTTATCAGAATTTCAAACTCGAAGCGTACATAGGTGTGCCTATTTTCGTTGATGGTCTGCGCTATGGCACACTCAACTTCTCAAGTAATTCGCCAACCAAACCATTTATAAGACAAGATTATGAATTGATCCGATTGTTCGCGGAGTGGGTAGGCCATGAGATTGCTCGCAATAATGACCTAAATGCATTGAAGAACGCCCACGACCAACTCGAAGTATTAGCCAATACCGATGCGTTAACTGGATTAGCCAATCGAGGATTTCTAGAACAAGTATTACAAGACTACATAAAAAATAGATTTCGCCATAAACATGGCCTAGTTGTCGCCCTATTTGATTTTGACAATTTCAAAGACATTAACGATAAACATGGCCATGCTATTGGAGACGAGGCGCTGAAGGTTTTTGCTCATGTCGCCAATGAATTTGGCCGGAGTGATGACGTCTATGGTCGCTGGGGCGGCGAAGAGTTTTTAGCCATATTTCCCTCCAAAAACGTTCAAGGCATCTCAACTTCCTTAGAAAGACTGCAAAGCAATATTAGACAAGCAGGTTTAAACATTGCGGATAAGGCGATCGTATTAACCGTGAGTGTCGGTGTCACTATGTTGGAGGATGACGACGATATTTGCACCCTATTAAAAAGAGTGGATACATTACTTTATAAAGCCAAAGATAACGGACGAGATTGCATTGAAATAGGGTAGTATTTATCAACATACAGCAATCCCAAACGAATGGCAGAGATCTGTACTTCGAGAAAGACTCTGCCTTTATGCTTCTATAATTCGCTTGACGTTATTCGATCCCAGTATGGTTCATCTCCATAATATTCAGAGACGAAATCGACAAAAGCACGCACCTTACTTGGCAAAAACTTCCTGTTTGCATAGACCATATAAAGTCCAACTGCTTCTGGTTCATAATCGACCAAAATACGCGTTAAAGAGCCGTTTGCTAACGCTTCACCTGCTATAAAAGTGGGTTGAATAACAATTCCACCACCACATATAGCCGCGTTAACTAATAGGTCACCATTATTTGCAGTCATGTTGCTCGATAGCTTTAAATCCATTGAGTTCTTATCAAATCGGCTAAAAAGAAAAGAGGCATCTGTATAGGCATATTTAAGATAGGTATGATGATGCAATTCTTCCGGTGTCTGTGGTGTGCCTTTTTTCTGCAAATATTCTGGCGATGCCATGATAGCAATGTTAATAGGTGCGATTCTCTTTGCAATCAAAGAGGAACTCTTTAGTTTGCCAATCCTAAGCGCAACATCAACTCCTTCCTCAACAATGTCTATTTTTACATCGGTAAGCTTTAGATCTAATTCAAGATCAGGATATCGAGATTGAAAATCCACCAGTAACTTAGGCAAATGTTTGACACCAAAAGACATAGGGGCACTTATCGTCAATACACCAGAGACGTGCTGGCCTAATTTTGTCAGGGAATATTCCATATCCTCAATGTCTTCGATCACTTGTTGGCAGCGGAGATAGTATCGGTCACCGGCTTC
It contains:
- a CDS encoding sensor domain-containing diguanylate cyclase encodes the protein MTDHIDTTLPLDIKTLSVVFAHIETAVILASLDRKIVSINDAAKTLFGFSDKEVLNKSTRMLYANEHDFSDLGRNRFNDTADYIDESSIVTFKNKSGYIFKCQVTGGPIKNAAGKSLFYVAMIQDDSSRLNAEETLNKLHSITSNQQLNFKQRLEAILLLGCDHYGLPIGIFSKIDGNRYVIQQAVHPDNQLKEQMAFALDKTYCTHVFQANKAKGFHSVATSEIESHPCYQNFKLEAYIGVPIFVDGLRYGTLNFSSNSPTKPFIRQDYELIRLFAEWVGHEIARNNDLNALKNAHDQLEVLANTDALTGLANRGFLEQVLQDYIKNRFRHKHGLVVALFDFDNFKDINDKHGHAIGDEALKVFAHVANEFGRSDDVYGRWGGEEFLAIFPSKNVQGISTSLERLQSNIRQAGLNIADKAIVLTVSVGVTMLEDDDDICTLLKRVDTLLYKAKDNGRDCIEIG
- a CDS encoding LysR family transcriptional regulator, with product MDKIDTMKTFLMVVQEGSFSKAAEKLNMSPQLVSKYVLALEDNLRTRLLHRTTRKVSTTEAGDRYYLRCQQVIEDIEDMEYSLTKLGQHVSGVLTISAPMSFGVKHLPKLLVDFQSRYPDLELDLKLTDVKIDIVEEGVDVALRIGKLKSSSLIAKRIAPINIAIMASPEYLQKKGTPQTPEELHHHTYLKYAYTDASFLFSRFDKNSMDLKLSSNMTANNGDLLVNAAICGGGIVIQPTFIAGEALANGSLTRILVDYEPEAVGLYMVYANRKFLPSKVRAFVDFVSEYYGDEPYWDRITSSEL